In Equus caballus isolate H_3958 breed thoroughbred chromosome 25, TB-T2T, whole genome shotgun sequence, one DNA window encodes the following:
- the OR1J43 gene encoding olfactory receptor family 1 subfamily J member 43 (The RefSeq protein has 1 substitution compared to this genomic sequence) — translation MRMENQSSVSEFLLLGLPISLEQQGMFFTLFLVIYLTTVLGNLLIILLVKLDSRLHTPMYFFLSHLALTDVSFSSVTVPKMLLNMQTQHLSISYPGCVLQMYFYLLFGCVDNLLLAVMAYDRYVAICHPLRYTTIMREGLCVLLVGGSWVLSCGSALLHTLLLVQVSFCADNIIPHFFCSLSILLKLSCSNTSLNELVIFTAGGATVIFPFSGILVSYGRIGASLLRVPSTKRICKALSTCGSHLSVVSLFYGTVMALYFSSSLSKSNVRDMIASLMYTVVTPLLNPFIYSLRNRDIKLALGILFRSSILCAK, via the coding sequence atGAGGATGGAGAACCAGAGCAGCGTGTCTGAgttcctcctcctggggctccccATCTCGCTGGAGCAGCAGGGCATGTTCTTCACACTGTTCCTGGTCATATACCTGACCACAGTTCTGGGGAACCTGCTAATCATCCTGCTTGTCAAGCTGGACTCTcgcctccacacccccatgtacttcttcctcagccACTTGGCCCTGACTGATGTTTCCTTCTCCTCCGTCACTGTCCCAAAGATGCTGTTGAACATGCAGACTCAGCACCTATCCATATCCTATCCAGGATGTGTTTTACAGATGTATTTTTACCTACTTTTTGGTTGTGTGGATAATCTCCTTCTTGCAGTGATGGCATATGACAGgtatgtggccatctgtcaccctCTGCGTTACACCACCATCATGAGGGAGGGGCTCTGTGTGCTGCTGGTGGGTGGCTCCTGGGTTCTTTCCTGTGGCAGTGCCCTCTTGCACACACTCCTCCTGGTCCAAGTGTCCTTCTGTGCTGACAACATCATTCCCCACTTTTTCTGTAGCCTCTCCATTCTACTTAAGTTGTCCTGCTCAAATACCTCCCTCAATGAGCTGGTCATATTCACTGCAGGGGGTGCAactgtcatttttccttttagtggCATCCTGGTCTCTTATGGCCGCATTGGGGCTTCTCTACTGAGGGTCCCCTCTACTAAAAGGATTTGTAAAGCCTTGTCCACCTGTGGGTCCCATCTCTCTGTGGTGTCTCTATTCTATGGAACAGTTATGGCACTGTACTTTTCTTCCTCATTGAGCAAGTCCAATGTCAGAGACATGATTGCCTCACTGATGTATACAGTGGTGACCCCCATGTTGAACCCCTTCATCTATAGCCTAAGGAACAGAGACATCAAATTGGCTCTTGGGATTCTTTTCAGAAGCAGTATCCTTTGTGCCAAGTGA
- the OR1J1B gene encoding olfactory receptor family 1 subfamily J member 1B (The RefSeq protein has 1 substitution compared to this genomic sequence): MRRENQSGVSNFLLLGLSIRPEQQGALFTLFLGMYLITALGNLLIILLIRLDSHLHTPMYFFLSHLAFTDVSFSSVTVPKMLVNMHTKHKSIPYAGCISQTYFFIFFAAVDSFLITSMAYDRYVAICHPMHYTIIMSQSVCVMLVAGSWLISCACALLHTLLLAQLSFCADYTVPHFFCDLAALLKLSCSDTSLNQLVIFTVGLTTIVLPFLGILVSYGHIGATILQVPSTQGICKALSTCGSHLSVVTLYYGAIIGLYFLPSSNNTNGNNIIASLMYTVVTPMLNPFIYSLRNKDVKGALRKLLSKKTYFSI; the protein is encoded by the coding sequence ATGAGAAGGGAGAACCAGAGCGGTGTGTCCAaattcctcctcctggggctctCCATTCGGCCCGAGCAGCAGGGTGCATTATTTACCCTGTTCCTGGGCATGTACCTGATCACGGCGCTggggaacctgctcatcatcctgcTCATCAGGCTGGACTCTCACCTCCACACCccaatgtacttcttcctcagccACTTGGCCTTCACTGATGTCTCCTTCTCATCTGTGACTGTCCCTAAGATGCTGGTGAACATGCACACTAAACACAAATCCATACCCTATGCAGGGTGCATTTCACagacatattttttcatattctttgctgCTGTGGACAGTTTCCTGATCACTTCAATGGCTTATGACAGgtatgtggccatctgtcaccctATGCATTATACAATCATCATGAGTCAGAGCGTTTGTGTCATGCTAGTGGCTGGGTCCTGGCTCATTTCTTGTGCTTGTGCTCTTTTGCACACCCTCCTCTTGGCCCAGCTGTCTTTCTGTGCTGACTACACTGTCCCTCACTTCTTCTGTGACCTTGCTGCCCTACTCAAGTTGTCCTGCTCAGACACTTCCCTCAACCAATTGGTAATCTTTACTGTGGGGTTAACAACCATTGTGCTTCCATTCTTAGGCATCCTGGTTTCTTATGGCCATATTGGGGCCACCATCCTCCAGGTTCCCTCTACCCAGGGCATCTGCAAAGCCTTGTCCACTTGTGGATCTCATCTCTCAGTAGTGACACTTTACTATGGGGCAATTATTGGtctatatttccttccttcatccaACAACACCAATGGCAATAACATAATTGCATCATTGATGTACACAGTGGTCACTCCCATGTTAAACCCCTTCATTTATAGCCTGAGAAATAAAGATGTGAAGGGGGCATTGAGAAAACTCCTGagtaagaaaacatatttttccatctga
- the OR1N1 gene encoding olfactory receptor family 1 subfamily N member 1, which yields MENQSSISEFFLRGISESPEQQQLFYGIFLCMYLVTLTGNVLIILAIGSDPHLHMPMYFFLANLSFVDIGLTSSTVTKMLVNVQTQQHTISYAGCLTQMYFFLMFGYLDSFFLAVMAYDRYVAICHPLHYSIVMSPRVCAMLLALCWVLTHTVALTHTLLMARLSFCVVGEITHFSCDITPVLRLSCSDTHINELMLFALGGTVLIIPFICIVISYIHIVSAILRVRTPGGGGKAFSTCSSHLCVVCVFYGTLFSAYLCPPSLASEKKDIVAAAMYAVVTPMLNPFIYSLRNKDMKGAIKRLLSRRKIFSS from the coding sequence ATGGAAAACCAATCTAGCATCTCTGAATTTTTCCTCCGAGGAATATCTGAGTCACCAGAGCAACAGCAGTTATTCTATGGAATTTTCTTGTGCATGTATCTTGTCACCTTGACTGGGAATGTGCTCATCATTCTGGCCATTGGCTCTGACCCGCATCTCCACATGCCCATGTATTTCTTTTTGGCCAACCTATCTTTTGTTGATATAGGTTTAACATCTTCTACAGTTACCAAGATGCTTGTAAATGTACAAACTCAGCAGCATACCATTTCCTATGCTGGTTGCCTCACGCAAATGTATTTCTTTCTGATGTTTGGTTACCTGGACAGCTTCTTCCTAGCTGtaatggcctatgaccgctatgtggccatttgCCACCCTCTCCACTACTCCATAGTCATGAGCCCCCGAGTCTGTGCCATGCTGCTGGCATTGTGCTGGGTCCTCACTCACACTGTTGCCCTGACTCACACCCTCCTCATGGCTCGGCTGTCCTTCTGTGTTGTTGGGGAAATCACTCATTTTTCCTGTGACATAACTCCTGTCCTGAGGCTGTCATGTTCTGACACTCACATCAACGAGTTGATGCTTTTTGCATTAGGAGGCACAGTACTCATCATTCCCTTTATATGCATTGTCATCTCCTACATCCACATTGTATCAGCCATTCTGAGGGTCCGAACCCCTGGTGGGGGAGGCAAGGCTTTTTCCACTTGCAGTTCCCATCTCTGTGTTGTCTGTGTGTTCTATGGGACCCTCTTCAGTGCCTATCTGTGCCCTCCCTCTCTTGCCTCTGAAAAGAAGGACATTGTTGCAGCTGCCATGTACGCAGTGGTGACCCCCATGTTGAATCCATTTATCTATAGCCTAAGGAACAAGGACATGAAGGGGGCCATTAAGAGGCTCCTCAGTCGCaggaaaattttttcctcttaG
- the OR1J1B gene encoding olfactory receptor family 1 subfamily J member 1B isoform X1, with protein MRRENQSGVSKFLLLGLSIRPEQQGALFTLFLGMYLITALGNLLIILLIRLDSHLHTPMYFFLSHLAFTDVSFSSVTVPKMLVNMHTKHKSIPYAGCISQTYFFIFFAAVDSFLITSMAYDRYVAICHPMHYTIIMSQSVCVMLVAGSWLISCACALLHTLLLAQLSFCADYTVPHFFCDLAALLKLSCSDTSLNQLVIFTVGLTTIVLPFLGILVSYGHIGATILQVPSTQGICKALSTCGSHLSVVTLYYGAIIGLYFLPSSNNTNGNNIIASLMYTVVTPMLNPFIYSLRNKDVKGALRKLLI; from the exons ATGAGAAGGGAGAACCAGAGCGGTGTGTCCAaattcctcctcctggggctctCCATTCGGCCCGAGCAGCAGGGTGCATTATTTACCCTGTTCCTGGGCATGTACCTGATCACGGCGCTggggaacctgctcatcatcctgcTCATCAGGCTGGACTCTCACCTCCACACCccaatgtacttcttcctcagccACTTGGCCTTCACTGATGTCTCCTTCTCATCTGTGACTGTCCCTAAGATGCTGGTGAACATGCACACTAAACACAAATCCATACCCTATGCAGGGTGCATTTCACagacatattttttcatattctttgctgCTGTGGACAGTTTCCTGATCACTTCAATGGCTTATGACAGgtatgtggccatctgtcaccctATGCATTATACAATCATCATGAGTCAGAGCGTTTGTGTCATGCTAGTGGCTGGGTCCTGGCTCATTTCTTGTGCTTGTGCTCTTTTGCACACCCTCCTCTTGGCCCAGCTGTCTTTCTGTGCTGACTACACTGTCCCTCACTTCTTCTGTGACCTTGCTGCCCTACTCAAGTTGTCCTGCTCAGACACTTCCCTCAACCAATTGGTAATCTTTACTGTGGGGTTAACAACCATTGTGCTTCCATTCTTAGGCATCCTGGTTTCTTATGGCCATATTGGGGCCACCATCCTCCAGGTTCCCTCTACCCAGGGCATCTGCAAAGCCTTGTCCACTTGTGGATCTCATCTCTCAGTAGTGACACTTTACTATGGGGCAATTATTGGtctatatttccttccttcatccaACAACACCAATGGCAATAACATAATTGCATCATTGATGTACACAGTGGTCACTCCCATGTTAAACCCCTTCATTTATAGCCTGAGAAATAAAGATGTGAAGGGGGCATTGAGAAAACTCCTGa tttaa